A DNA window from Polynucleobacter sp. AP-Titi-500A-B4 contains the following coding sequences:
- a CDS encoding MmgE/PrpD family protein has product MSHAIAAAADLNAPPVTKILAEFVTSHPSQGWTPEVEHEAHRTFLNWLGCAIGAANHESVESSLAAIREFQPAPQASILGRKDKVDMGGAALINGISSHTFDFDDTHLKTVIHPAGPVASAILALGEHTNANGRQMIDSLILGIDVACRVGNAMYPDHYHRGWHITGSTGMLGSAAACSRLMGLDLQKTTMALGIAASQPVGMREQFGTMTKPFHPGGAARAGQLSALLAKHGFTASPKALEAGRGYMQTVSTKCDWSEIDRALGKSFEISLNTYKPFACGIVIHPAIDACAQLRAQGVKAEDVERIELRVHPLVLELTGKKTPKDGLEGKFSVYHGCAVGLIFGQAGEGEYADDIVNRADVVALRAKVNATTDTSISEASVDVKAFLKNGKEVHVFVKNAIGSVENPMSDANLEQKFTSLAEPIIGKEKTRQLISALWKLGQASDLKQILSLCTPE; this is encoded by the coding sequence ATGTCTCATGCTATCGCTGCAGCAGCTGATTTAAATGCACCCCCAGTTACCAAGATTCTGGCGGAATTTGTTACTTCCCACCCTAGTCAAGGCTGGACACCAGAGGTGGAGCACGAAGCCCACCGCACCTTTTTAAACTGGCTCGGTTGCGCTATTGGTGCCGCGAATCATGAAAGCGTTGAATCTTCTTTGGCTGCTATTCGTGAATTTCAGCCAGCTCCACAAGCTAGTATCTTGGGGCGTAAAGATAAAGTTGACATGGGTGGTGCCGCCTTAATCAATGGCATCAGCTCACATACCTTTGACTTTGATGACACTCACCTCAAGACCGTCATTCACCCTGCGGGACCAGTTGCCTCCGCAATCTTGGCATTGGGCGAACACACCAATGCTAATGGTCGCCAAATGATTGATTCATTAATTCTGGGCATCGATGTTGCTTGCCGTGTTGGTAATGCAATGTATCCAGATCACTACCACCGTGGTTGGCATATCACTGGCTCAACTGGCATGCTGGGATCTGCAGCAGCATGCTCACGCTTGATGGGTCTTGATCTCCAAAAGACAACCATGGCATTGGGTATTGCGGCTTCACAACCCGTTGGAATGCGCGAGCAATTTGGCACGATGACGAAACCTTTTCATCCAGGCGGTGCTGCACGTGCTGGGCAACTCTCCGCATTACTCGCTAAACATGGCTTCACAGCAAGCCCAAAAGCATTAGAAGCCGGTCGTGGTTATATGCAAACTGTCTCAACCAAGTGTGACTGGTCAGAAATTGATCGCGCCCTCGGAAAATCCTTCGAGATTTCTTTAAATACTTACAAACCGTTTGCCTGCGGCATTGTGATTCACCCAGCGATTGATGCTTGTGCACAATTACGCGCCCAGGGAGTTAAGGCTGAGGATGTGGAGCGCATCGAATTACGTGTTCACCCACTCGTTTTAGAGCTCACTGGTAAGAAAACTCCAAAAGATGGTCTCGAAGGTAAATTTAGCGTGTATCACGGCTGTGCTGTGGGCTTGATTTTTGGCCAAGCGGGTGAAGGTGAATATGCTGATGACATTGTGAATCGTGCTGATGTCGTGGCATTGCGCGCCAAGGTTAATGCAACTACCGATACCTCTATTAGCGAAGCCTCAGTAGATGTCAAGGCCTTCTTGAAAAACGGCAAAGAAGTCCATGTATTTGTGAAGAACGCAATTGGCTCCGTTGAAAACCCAATGAGCGATGCTAACTTAGAGCAAAAATTTACAAGTTTGGCTGAACCGATCATCGGCAAAGAAAAAACCCGTCAACTGATTTCTGCATTATGGAAATTAGGCCAAGCATCAGACCTCAAGCAAATCTTGAGCCTGTGCACGCCTGAATAA
- the ygiD gene encoding 4,5-DOPA dioxygenase extradiol has product MTSRRQPAVFAGHGSPMYALEPNRFTAAWASLGKSLKRPDAILVISAHWVTRGTWVTAMEKPKTIHDFGGFPQALFDIQYPALGSPALADRVQELLNVPVVLEENEWGIDHGAWSVLKYLYPNADVPVVQLSLDGSMSTREHYELAKQLRPLRDENILILSSGNVVHNLRTIHWQDDAQPYPWAKDFNDFFASEIQVNHHEPLIDWEKYGDAAHLSIPTAEHYWPALYTLALQQDGEHAKVFVDGIEMSSISMLSFSIQ; this is encoded by the coding sequence ATGACTAGCCGTCGCCAACCTGCTGTATTTGCTGGCCATGGCAGTCCGATGTATGCCTTAGAGCCCAACCGCTTTACAGCTGCATGGGCATCTTTAGGAAAATCCCTCAAACGTCCAGACGCCATTTTGGTGATCTCAGCGCATTGGGTAACTCGAGGTACTTGGGTTACCGCGATGGAAAAACCCAAAACCATTCATGACTTCGGTGGGTTTCCGCAAGCACTGTTTGATATTCAATATCCTGCATTAGGCAGTCCTGCTTTAGCGGATCGGGTTCAAGAGTTATTGAATGTTCCTGTAGTGCTGGAAGAAAACGAGTGGGGTATTGATCATGGCGCTTGGTCTGTTCTCAAGTACCTCTATCCCAATGCGGATGTTCCTGTAGTGCAGCTGAGCTTGGATGGATCTATGTCGACACGCGAGCATTATGAGCTCGCTAAACAATTAAGACCCTTGCGGGATGAAAATATTTTGATTTTGTCTAGCGGCAACGTAGTGCATAACTTGCGTACGATTCATTGGCAAGATGATGCACAGCCGTATCCATGGGCAAAAGACTTTAATGATTTTTTTGCCTCTGAGATTCAGGTCAATCATCATGAGCCGTTGATTGATTGGGAAAAGTATGGCGATGCTGCTCATCTATCCATTCCAACTGCTGAGCACTATTGGCCTGCTTTATATACCTTAGCTTTACAACAAGACGGCGAGCATGCCAAAGTATTTGTTGATGGTATCGAAATGAGTTCGATCAGTATGCTGAGTTTTTCTATTCAATAA
- the crcB gene encoding fluoride efflux transporter CrcB produces MWLSIFAIFFGAGLGALLRAGFNVLTVGAAAVIPLGTLISNLVGGYLVGLAVAFFGNNPQLSPEWRLLVVTGFLGGLTTFSSFSAEVIAFIQRGEFTWALGTALLHLIGSLVLTFLGILTYQALK; encoded by the coding sequence ATGTGGCTCTCTATTTTCGCAATCTTCTTTGGTGCCGGCCTTGGTGCTTTATTAAGAGCAGGCTTTAATGTATTGACCGTAGGCGCAGCTGCGGTCATTCCTTTGGGAACGCTGATTTCAAATTTAGTAGGTGGCTATCTCGTAGGTTTGGCAGTAGCGTTCTTTGGTAACAATCCCCAGCTATCACCAGAATGGCGCCTTCTAGTAGTGACTGGCTTTCTAGGGGGTCTGACAACTTTCTCTAGTTTCTCGGCTGAGGTGATTGCATTTATTCAGCGCGGAGAATTTACTTGGGCCTTGGGCACGGCCTTGCTGCACCTCATCGGCTCATTAGTGTTGACCTTCTTAGGTATTTTGACCTACCAAGCGCTAAAGTAA
- a CDS encoding MFS transporter, producing the protein MNPSKAFKTLLLYRIGATLSYQITMVAVGWHIYEITNSVVSLGLIGLAELVPYFLLALYAGHAVDHYSRKLIAAIACVIHIGVALFLTAIALGWLMPPVPLIYIAIAFIGAGRALLRPSYTAIFGQIIPREYLPRYTAYASSAFQICVVAGPGLGGLMIGFAGLEWTYLLAGLSGAIGLYGVTFLNAPQEKISQLSGHFFKSFLEGFDYVRKHELILGIMALDMFAVLFGGAVSILPAFVKEVLDAGPEALGILRAAPAAGAVITGIYLAKRPLLTDSGKHLFLSVAGFGVAIIAFGLSSHLWVCAFFLFISGCCDSVSVVIRGSIMQLTTPDHMRGRISAINGIFIGSSNELGALESGIAASMLGLVPSIVFGGVATIAIVLITYRLAPHLSKLHLKDIS; encoded by the coding sequence ATGAACCCCAGCAAAGCCTTTAAAACTCTATTGCTTTATCGCATTGGCGCGACGCTTAGCTACCAAATTACGATGGTGGCAGTTGGCTGGCATATCTACGAAATTACCAATAGCGTAGTTTCATTGGGTTTGATTGGTTTAGCCGAGCTGGTGCCCTACTTTCTGCTGGCACTCTATGCAGGTCATGCGGTGGATCATTACTCTCGCAAACTGATTGCTGCGATTGCCTGCGTCATTCATATTGGGGTGGCTTTATTTCTAACAGCGATTGCATTGGGCTGGCTAATGCCACCAGTCCCTTTGATTTACATCGCCATTGCCTTTATTGGAGCGGGCCGCGCCTTATTAAGACCTTCTTATACCGCCATCTTTGGACAAATTATTCCCAGAGAGTATTTGCCACGTTATACGGCATATGCATCTTCAGCATTTCAAATTTGCGTTGTCGCTGGCCCTGGCCTGGGCGGCCTGATGATTGGCTTTGCTGGACTAGAGTGGACTTATCTTCTCGCTGGGCTCAGTGGTGCTATAGGCCTATATGGCGTTACCTTCCTAAATGCACCACAAGAAAAAATCAGTCAACTCTCAGGGCATTTCTTCAAAAGTTTTTTAGAGGGCTTTGATTATGTTCGAAAGCATGAGCTCATTCTAGGCATCATGGCTTTAGATATGTTTGCCGTTTTGTTTGGCGGCGCCGTTTCTATCCTTCCTGCATTTGTTAAAGAAGTGTTAGATGCTGGGCCAGAAGCATTAGGCATTCTGCGTGCAGCACCAGCAGCGGGCGCAGTGATTACTGGCATCTATTTGGCTAAGCGGCCATTGCTAACTGATTCCGGTAAGCACTTATTTCTATCGGTAGCAGGATTTGGTGTGGCGATCATTGCTTTTGGTCTCTCTAGCCATCTGTGGGTTTGCGCATTCTTCTTGTTTATTTCGGGATGTTGCGACTCAGTGTCGGTGGTGATTCGGGGTAGCATCATGCAACTGACCACCCCAGATCACATGCGCGGCAGAATCAGCGCCATCAACGGAATCTTTATTGGCTCTTCGAATGAACTAGGCGCACTAGAGTCTGGAATAGCGGCTAGCATGCTGGGCTTAGTGCCCTCTATTGTGTTTGGTGGAGTCGCCACCATTGCAATCGTCTTGATCACCTATCGACTCGCACCTCATCTGAGTAAACTCCATCTCAAAGATATTTCTTAG
- a CDS encoding chromate transporter produces MKTLTPLELFISFSKIGMSGFGGVLPWARRTLVERDKILTSEEFSAILGICQIVPGPNIVNLAVCIGSRFGGAWGAAAAVLGLTLGPISIVMLLAVLYEHYSYLDSVKGVLRGISAVGVGLIASTGFKMLKDEFRYPAMFIVVIVTILSASYFHLGLGWVVLISSPLALVLAWKKAHSE; encoded by the coding sequence TTGAAAACACTCACGCCACTAGAGCTATTTATCAGCTTTAGCAAAATTGGAATGTCTGGGTTTGGCGGCGTCTTACCTTGGGCTCGAAGAACCTTGGTAGAGCGTGACAAGATTTTGACCTCTGAAGAATTTAGCGCCATTCTAGGTATCTGCCAAATTGTTCCAGGACCCAATATCGTCAACCTTGCCGTGTGTATTGGCTCCCGTTTTGGTGGTGCTTGGGGTGCTGCTGCTGCTGTACTAGGCTTGACTCTCGGGCCAATCTCCATTGTCATGCTTTTAGCAGTTTTGTACGAGCACTATAGCTATCTTGATTCTGTCAAAGGCGTGCTCCGCGGAATATCTGCCGTGGGTGTCGGCTTAATTGCCTCCACAGGATTCAAAATGCTGAAGGATGAGTTTCGCTATCCAGCGATGTTCATTGTGGTTATCGTCACCATACTCAGCGCTAGTTATTTTCATCTCGGCTTGGGCTGGGTGGTACTCATCTCCTCACCATTGGCATTAGTCTTGGCTTGGAAGAAAGCGCACTCTGAATGA
- a CDS encoding tripartite tricarboxylate transporter substrate binding protein has translation MKLARCFLIWIGFISVFTVGPVKAQASYPNKPINFVVPYGAGGGADSRSRQIAQKMSVILKQPIIVDNKPGAGGNIGTEFISRAAPDGYTIGMGNFAPMAVNKTLFGNLRYDPETDITPIVLIEKGPLVLVVNPNSPYKTLQDIINAAKAKPGTLTFSSGGIGGSHQLSAEIFKQSAGIDMIHVPYKSGSAGLTDLMAGNVTMMFDQMYSALPSIKADKLRPIAITSKKRSPLLPNVPSFTELGYPKVEVLNWQGLIAPKGTPKEIIDKLNAAANEALKDPQLRELMLSQGNEIGGGTPADFAALIRSESIKWGAVVRIAKIKPE, from the coding sequence ATGAAACTTGCTCGTTGCTTTCTGATATGGATTGGCTTCATTAGCGTTTTCACTGTTGGTCCTGTAAAAGCTCAAGCCAGCTACCCGAATAAGCCTATCAACTTTGTGGTTCCATATGGTGCCGGTGGTGGAGCGGATTCGCGCAGTCGTCAAATTGCACAAAAGATGAGTGTGATTTTGAAGCAACCCATCATCGTTGATAACAAACCTGGTGCCGGCGGAAATATTGGTACTGAATTTATTTCTCGCGCAGCTCCAGATGGTTACACCATCGGTATGGGCAACTTTGCTCCAATGGCTGTCAATAAAACATTGTTTGGCAATCTGCGTTACGACCCTGAAACCGATATCACGCCCATTGTATTGATTGAAAAAGGGCCATTGGTATTGGTTGTTAATCCCAATTCACCATACAAAACTCTTCAGGACATTATTAATGCTGCTAAGGCCAAGCCTGGCACTCTCACTTTTTCATCTGGGGGCATCGGTGGAAGCCATCAACTCTCCGCAGAGATCTTTAAACAAAGTGCTGGAATCGATATGATTCATGTGCCCTATAAAAGTGGCTCAGCTGGCTTAACAGACCTCATGGCAGGCAATGTCACGATGATGTTTGATCAAATGTATTCAGCCCTGCCGAGCATTAAGGCCGATAAGTTGCGTCCGATTGCCATTACCAGCAAGAAACGTTCTCCATTACTTCCAAACGTACCAAGCTTCACTGAACTTGGATACCCAAAAGTTGAAGTGCTCAATTGGCAAGGCTTGATTGCGCCAAAGGGAACTCCAAAAGAGATTATTGATAAGTTAAATGCGGCGGCCAACGAGGCCTTAAAAGATCCTCAACTAAGAGAGTTGATGCTTTCACAGGGAAATGAAATTGGTGGAGGAACCCCAGCAGATTTTGCGGCACTCATTCGCTCAGAATCAATTAAATGGGGTGCAGTTGTCAGGATTGCAAAAATTAAGCCTGAGTAA
- a CDS encoding sulfurtransferase gives MKSILNIAAYLFVSLDELPELRAKMLDECHARELKGTILLTGEGINMFLAGKTDALRGFLDWLRTDPRFAPLQAKESWSDEQPFKKMLIKLKNEIIRMNHPTIQPEKSRANFISPKKLQEWLDRGTDDLGRPVVMVDTRNAFEVDYGTFENALHFNIEKFTEFPAAISAHKEALADKTLVSFCTGGIRCEKSGLYMREIGMEHSYQLEGGILKYFEEVGSAHYQGSCFVFDEREALEPNLDSIPVEHSIRKKLKTG, from the coding sequence ATGAAGTCGATTTTGAATATTGCCGCCTATTTATTTGTCAGCCTTGATGAGCTGCCAGAGTTGCGCGCAAAAATGCTCGACGAATGCCACGCCCGGGAACTCAAAGGCACGATTTTGCTGACAGGGGAAGGTATCAATATGTTTCTCGCAGGTAAAACAGATGCTTTACGTGGATTCTTAGATTGGCTCCGCACCGATCCTCGCTTCGCTCCTTTGCAAGCCAAAGAAAGTTGGTCAGATGAGCAGCCGTTCAAAAAGATGCTGATCAAACTCAAGAATGAAATTATTCGCATGAATCACCCAACGATTCAGCCAGAAAAAAGTCGCGCGAATTTTATTTCGCCTAAAAAATTACAAGAATGGTTAGATCGAGGTACCGATGATCTAGGTCGTCCTGTAGTCATGGTGGACACACGTAATGCCTTTGAAGTGGACTATGGCACCTTTGAAAATGCCTTGCACTTCAATATTGAAAAGTTTACTGAGTTTCCAGCAGCAATCTCAGCACATAAAGAAGCCTTGGCCGATAAAACGCTGGTGAGTTTTTGCACCGGTGGTATTCGTTGTGAAAAATCTGGGCTCTACATGCGCGAGATCGGCATGGAGCATAGCTATCAACTTGAAGGTGGCATCCTCAAATACTTTGAAGAGGTAGGCTCTGCCCATTACCAAGGTAGTTGCTTTGTATTTGATGAGCGTGAGGCGCTAGAGCCCAATCTGGATTCCATACCCGTAGAGCACTCTATTCGCAAAAAGCTCAAGACTGGCTAG
- a CDS encoding site-2 protease family protein, whose protein sequence is MITDYSIQAVAINAIPLIFAITIHEAAHGYAARKFGDNTAYMLGRVSLNPAKHIDPVGTILIPLVLLLTGSPFLVGYAKPVPVNFGRLRNPRIDSIWVALAGPGSNFFQALIWAILLILLLGFGMNEKFFISMAQAGITWNLGLLVFNLFPLPPLDGGRILSSLLPARQSIALGKLEPWGFFIVLGLVFTGIIGSLWMDPLMAFFKWVVYLFTIPVQMIF, encoded by the coding sequence ATGATTACTGACTATTCTATCCAAGCCGTCGCTATTAATGCGATTCCCCTAATTTTTGCCATCACTATCCATGAGGCAGCCCACGGCTACGCAGCCCGTAAATTTGGGGATAACACCGCCTATATGCTGGGTCGGGTGAGTCTCAATCCCGCCAAACATATAGACCCCGTCGGAACTATCTTGATTCCATTGGTACTTCTTTTAACGGGATCCCCCTTTTTGGTTGGCTATGCCAAACCCGTACCAGTAAATTTTGGGCGCCTGCGCAACCCCAGAATTGACTCGATCTGGGTCGCCTTAGCAGGCCCAGGCTCAAACTTCTTCCAAGCCCTGATTTGGGCCATCTTGCTGATCCTACTGTTGGGTTTTGGCATGAATGAAAAGTTCTTTATCTCCATGGCCCAAGCCGGCATTACTTGGAACTTAGGTCTACTGGTTTTTAATCTTTTTCCGTTGCCGCCTTTAGATGGTGGGCGCATTCTGTCCAGCTTATTGCCTGCTCGCCAATCGATTGCCTTGGGCAAGCTAGAGCCTTGGGGCTTTTTTATTGTCCTGGGACTAGTCTTTACTGGAATTATCGGCAGCCTTTGGATGGACCCCTTGATGGCCTTTTTTAAGTGGGTTGTGTATCTATTCACCATCCCGGTGCAGATGATTTTCTAA
- a CDS encoding cytochrome b/b6 domain-containing protein gives MKKTIRVWDLPIRLFHWFLVFCIVGSLISVNLGGNAIAWHAYFGYSILTLLIFRIVWGFVGSRHARFITFFPNRAAILAYLQGRSPRFLGHNPIGALSVFALLFVLSVQVLTGLFVDDEIAFQGPLAKYVPNVVVSFLSEIHEGNQVVIYTLITIHIAAIWFYRKYKGEDLIKPMLSGDKEIDPSEEAKYLPSDLGQPSKDGGLQRALALIILSAIAVVVGYFITK, from the coding sequence ATGAAGAAAACGATTCGTGTCTGGGACTTGCCAATTCGCCTATTTCATTGGTTCTTGGTGTTTTGTATTGTTGGCAGCCTGATTAGTGTCAACTTGGGGGGCAATGCCATTGCGTGGCATGCTTACTTTGGCTACAGCATTTTGACCTTGTTGATTTTTAGAATCGTCTGGGGATTTGTTGGCTCAAGGCACGCTCGCTTTATCACTTTCTTCCCTAATCGTGCAGCGATTTTGGCCTACCTTCAAGGAAGGTCTCCGCGCTTTTTGGGACACAACCCCATCGGCGCTCTCTCAGTATTTGCTTTGCTCTTTGTTTTAAGTGTTCAAGTATTGACGGGATTATTTGTAGATGATGAGATTGCATTTCAGGGCCCCTTAGCTAAATATGTACCCAATGTAGTTGTCTCCTTTTTGTCTGAGATTCATGAAGGCAATCAAGTCGTAATCTATACCTTGATTACGATTCATATCGCTGCAATTTGGTTTTATCGAAAATACAAAGGCGAAGACTTAATCAAGCCGATGCTGAGCGGCGACAAAGAAATCGACCCAAGCGAAGAAGCAAAATATTTGCCTTCTGACTTGGGTCAACCCTCCAAGGATGGAGGCCTACAACGCGCGCTGGCCTTAATAATCTTAAGTGCTATTGCCGTGGTGGTTGGTTACTTCATTACTAAATAA
- a CDS encoding tripartite tricarboxylate transporter substrate binding protein, with protein sequence MSKLNDRQKPIFLSFVFALLGLTTSLNSSAQTPTYPTKPIKLIAPVAAGGGLDNIARAVAEKLSRSLGQTVVVENMGGGGGAIASQATAKAPADGYMLMIAYVGTHGTNPAVRRLPYDAIKDFTPIGMIGATPNVLVINSELPIKNFKEFVDYAKKNPAKLSYGSAGPGTLTHLGMEQLKLAAGIYMVHIPYRGVGPAYTDLLAGQTQAMFPTLFAALPYINTNRVRGLAVTGAKRSSAAPNIPTFKELGLNGFDGQQWYGLVGPANLPPAIVTKLNAELNKVLALPDFSEKMTSEAMTLMPMTPPQFANYIKEDIARWAKVAKDRNIEIE encoded by the coding sequence ATGTCTAAATTGAATGATCGGCAAAAGCCGATTTTTTTATCTTTTGTATTCGCCTTGCTGGGACTAACAACTAGCCTTAATAGCTCTGCGCAGACTCCAACTTATCCGACTAAGCCGATCAAATTAATTGCGCCCGTTGCTGCTGGCGGCGGACTCGATAATATTGCTCGCGCCGTTGCAGAAAAATTGTCTCGCTCCCTTGGTCAAACGGTTGTAGTTGAAAACATGGGTGGTGGTGGTGGCGCCATCGCTTCTCAAGCTACTGCAAAAGCGCCTGCTGATGGCTATATGCTCATGATTGCCTATGTTGGTACGCATGGCACCAACCCTGCAGTGCGTCGTCTACCTTATGACGCCATTAAAGACTTCACGCCCATTGGTATGATTGGTGCCACACCAAACGTCCTTGTCATTAATTCTGAGTTACCGATCAAAAACTTTAAAGAATTCGTAGACTACGCCAAAAAGAATCCTGCTAAATTAAGTTATGGATCTGCCGGCCCAGGAACCTTGACTCACCTTGGAATGGAGCAACTCAAACTCGCTGCTGGTATCTATATGGTTCACATTCCTTATCGTGGAGTGGGTCCTGCCTATACCGACTTACTTGCAGGTCAGACTCAAGCCATGTTCCCAACCCTATTTGCAGCACTACCTTATATCAATACCAATCGTGTCCGCGGGCTTGCAGTGACTGGTGCCAAACGTAGTTCAGCCGCCCCCAATATTCCGACTTTTAAAGAGTTAGGCTTGAACGGTTTTGATGGACAGCAATGGTACGGCTTAGTAGGTCCTGCAAATTTGCCACCAGCAATTGTTACGAAACTCAATGCAGAATTAAATAAAGTTCTCGCTCTACCGGACTTCTCTGAAAAGATGACGAGCGAGGCAATGACACTGATGCCAATGACGCCGCCACAATTTGCGAACTACATTAAAGAAGATATTGCACGCTGGGCCAAAGTTGCCAAAGATCGCAATATTGAAATCGAATAA
- a CDS encoding cytochrome c encodes MKLHKIILASTAATLAIGAGAAMAQFQKPEDAIKYRQSVFTVMANSFSKIGAVVKGEAPYNKDDVAKNAAIVATLSPLPWQAFGPGTEGGKAQSDIWSDNAKFKAASEKMQLAVVDLNKAAQSGDLDSIKKAFGAAGASCKGCHDDFRKK; translated from the coding sequence ATGAAACTACACAAAATCATTTTAGCGAGCACAGCGGCAACTCTAGCCATTGGTGCTGGCGCCGCGATGGCGCAATTTCAAAAACCAGAAGATGCGATCAAGTATCGCCAAAGTGTTTTCACTGTGATGGCAAACTCATTTAGCAAAATTGGTGCAGTTGTTAAAGGTGAAGCACCTTACAACAAAGATGATGTTGCTAAGAATGCTGCAATTGTTGCAACTCTCTCTCCATTGCCATGGCAAGCATTTGGTCCTGGCACAGAAGGTGGTAAAGCACAATCTGATATTTGGTCTGATAACGCTAAGTTCAAGGCAGCTTCTGAAAAAATGCAATTAGCAGTGGTCGATCTCAACAAGGCAGCTCAGTCTGGCGACCTAGATAGCATTAAGAAAGCATTCGGTGCGGCAGGTGCAAGCTGCAAAGGTTGCCACGATGATTTCAGAAAAAAATAA
- a CDS encoding D-2-hydroxyacid dehydrogenase family protein translates to MASLPNIVILGDYERALRRFSNWEKLEKQANLTFHHEPLRDEALYEVVKDADAIAIVRDRAPFNEAMIARLPKLKFLMFTGERNGTLDAAALMARNIPIACSPGGPSKETTAELTWALILGASKRLIEENKLMATGGWRDQLSVLPMLSGERLGIMGLGAIGSRVARVGAAFGMEVVTWSPRMTPERAAAENAKAISLEELLATSKIVSMHLVAGPGTKGLISADQLALMRPDSILVNTSRSALINMNDLQAALAAGRPGQAAVDVFDIEPLPEKDPLRNTANLLVTPHLGFIAEPIFAAFSKGITDTLEAWLDHKPAPHPFKPQ, encoded by the coding sequence ATGGCTTCATTACCAAACATTGTCATTCTTGGTGACTACGAACGCGCCTTACGTCGCTTCTCTAACTGGGAAAAGCTTGAGAAGCAAGCAAACCTCACCTTTCATCACGAGCCACTTCGCGATGAGGCGCTCTATGAGGTAGTCAAGGATGCAGATGCAATTGCCATCGTGCGGGATCGCGCCCCTTTCAATGAAGCCATGATTGCGCGTTTACCTAAACTTAAATTTCTCATGTTCACAGGTGAACGTAATGGCACGCTAGATGCTGCGGCATTAATGGCTCGCAATATTCCAATTGCGTGTTCACCCGGCGGTCCTTCTAAAGAAACTACTGCCGAACTCACATGGGCCCTCATTCTTGGTGCATCCAAGCGTTTGATTGAAGAAAATAAGCTGATGGCTACGGGTGGCTGGCGTGATCAACTATCTGTGCTACCAATGCTTTCAGGCGAGCGCTTAGGCATCATGGGCCTTGGTGCAATTGGTAGTCGCGTGGCACGTGTTGGAGCTGCCTTTGGCATGGAAGTGGTTACTTGGAGTCCACGTATGACTCCTGAACGTGCTGCTGCAGAAAATGCAAAAGCCATTAGCTTGGAAGAGTTGCTCGCCACATCCAAAATTGTCTCAATGCATCTAGTTGCGGGACCAGGGACCAAAGGTCTTATTAGCGCAGATCAATTAGCCCTGATGCGCCCTGACTCAATCTTGGTAAATACTTCACGATCTGCCCTCATTAACATGAATGATCTGCAAGCAGCATTGGCAGCAGGCAGACCTGGCCAGGCAGCGGTAGATGTATTTGATATTGAGCCGCTCCCAGAAAAAGATCCTTTGCGTAATACAGCAAATCTTTTAGTAACACCCCACTTAGGTTTTATTGCCGAACCAATCTTTGCTGCCTTCTCTAAAGGCATTACTGATACCCTAGAGGCTTGGTTAGATCACAAACCGGCTCCACACCCATTTAAGCCACAGTAA
- a CDS encoding chromate transporter: MSILLSLFLKLSAFSLIAFGGVNALLPVLFNLAVNQEHWIDVQTFSDYFAIAQAAPGPNFMTVTLLGWHVHGVIGALVATLAIAWPSSILIFYLQRLILGMKDPLKKQAIQYAAAALAIGLVLSSAWQIALQINQSVAAYLLTIGTIAITLFTRWHPLYLIALGAALGLLGLI, encoded by the coding sequence ATGAGTATTCTTCTTAGCCTCTTTCTAAAACTTTCTGCTTTCTCCTTAATTGCATTTGGCGGTGTAAATGCCCTGCTTCCAGTGCTTTTTAACTTAGCCGTAAATCAAGAGCATTGGATTGATGTCCAAACCTTCTCAGACTACTTCGCAATAGCACAAGCAGCACCAGGCCCGAATTTCATGACCGTCACCCTATTGGGCTGGCATGTCCATGGAGTTATCGGTGCGCTCGTTGCCACACTAGCAATTGCATGGCCGTCTTCAATCTTGATCTTTTATTTACAGCGCCTGATCCTGGGCATGAAAGATCCCCTAAAAAAACAAGCCATTCAATATGCTGCCGCTGCGCTTGCAATTGGCCTGGTTCTCTCTTCAGCATGGCAAATTGCTTTGCAGATTAATCAAAGTGTTGCAGCCTACCTGTTGACGATCGGTACGATTGCGATTACCTTGTTTACACGTTGGCACCCTTTGTATTTGATTGCCCTCGGGGCTGCACTAGGCTTGCTAGGTCTTATCTAA